Proteins found in one Streptomyces sp. NBC_00190 genomic segment:
- a CDS encoding MbtH family protein, protein MATNPFENDDARYLVLVNEENQHSLWPAFAEVPAGWTVAHGEDSRQACLDHINESWTDMRPKSLADAMNAA, encoded by the coding sequence ATGGCCACGAACCCGTTCGAGAACGACGACGCCCGCTACCTGGTCCTCGTCAACGAGGAGAACCAGCACTCCCTCTGGCCCGCCTTCGCCGAGGTCCCGGCCGGCTGGACCGTGGCGCACGGCGAGGACAGCCGCCAGGCCTGCCTCGACCACATCAACGAGAGCTGGACGGACATGCGCCCGAAGTCCCTGGCCGACGCCATGAACGCCGCCTGA
- a CDS encoding 2-hydroxychromene-2-carboxylate isomerase, which produces MARRGPRWYFSFRSPYSWMAYRDLVDRHPDVAGRIDWLPFWEPDEPALDELERSNITLPYVPMSKEKHLYILQDVRRLARARGLDMVWPVDPAPRWEVSHLAYLAADRLGAGPEFIAETYRARWELGEDISDPDTMRRIARTLGLDPQVLALAHEDPAIRELGITALNSLHRDGVFGVPFFISGFDKFWGVDRLSAFVEQLNARAA; this is translated from the coding sequence ATGGCACGACGCGGACCACGCTGGTACTTCTCCTTCCGCAGCCCCTACTCCTGGATGGCCTACCGGGACCTGGTGGACCGGCACCCGGACGTGGCCGGCCGGATCGACTGGCTGCCGTTCTGGGAGCCGGACGAGCCGGCCCTGGACGAACTGGAGCGCAGCAACATCACGCTGCCGTACGTCCCGATGTCCAAGGAGAAACACCTCTACATCCTCCAGGACGTCCGCCGCCTCGCCCGGGCCCGCGGCCTGGACATGGTGTGGCCGGTGGATCCCGCCCCGCGCTGGGAGGTCTCCCACCTGGCCTACCTCGCGGCCGACCGGCTCGGCGCCGGACCCGAGTTCATCGCCGAGACCTACCGCGCCCGCTGGGAGCTCGGCGAGGACATCTCCGACCCGGACACCATGCGCCGCATCGCCAGGACCCTGGGCCTGGACCCGCAGGTGCTCGCCCTGGCCCACGAGGACCCCGCGATCCGCGAGCTCGGCATCACCGCGCTGAACTCCCTGCACCGCGACGGGGTCTTCGGCGTCCCCTTCTTCATCAGCGGATTCGACAAGTTCTGGGGCGTCGACCGGCTGTCCGCCTTCGTCGAGCAGCTGAACGCCCGCGCCGCCTGA
- the fabG gene encoding 3-oxoacyl-[acyl-carrier-protein] reductase — MSDSTSRVALVSGGSRGIGRATVRALARDGFDVAFCYRSDEDAARSLEKTGQEFGVRVVGTRADVADGDAVRAWIEATEDGLGPVDAAVTAAGITRDNPLVLMDDEQWRQVIDTNLDGVYHVCRAVVFGMMKRRGGAIVNISSVAGVYGHRTQTNYSASKAGIIGFSRALAKESGRAGIRVNAVAPGFIETDMVAEMNDKARKEALTSIPLGRMGTAEEVADLVAYLVSDRAAYVTGAVLQIDGGITI; from the coding sequence ATGTCGGACAGCACGAGCCGGGTGGCTCTCGTCAGCGGCGGCTCGCGCGGCATCGGCCGCGCCACGGTCCGCGCGCTGGCCCGCGACGGCTTCGACGTCGCCTTCTGCTACCGCTCGGACGAGGACGCCGCGCGCAGCCTGGAGAAGACCGGCCAGGAGTTCGGCGTACGCGTGGTCGGCACCCGTGCCGACGTCGCCGACGGCGACGCCGTACGGGCCTGGATCGAGGCCACCGAGGACGGGCTCGGCCCGGTCGACGCGGCGGTCACCGCGGCCGGCATCACCCGGGACAACCCGCTCGTCCTCATGGACGACGAGCAGTGGCGCCAGGTCATCGACACCAACCTGGACGGCGTCTACCACGTCTGCCGCGCCGTGGTCTTCGGCATGATGAAGCGCCGTGGCGGCGCCATCGTCAACATCTCCTCGGTCGCCGGGGTCTACGGCCACCGCACCCAGACCAACTACTCCGCCTCCAAGGCGGGGATCATCGGCTTCTCCCGCGCGCTGGCCAAGGAGAGCGGCCGCGCCGGCATCCGCGTCAACGCGGTCGCCCCGGGCTTCATCGAGACCGACATGGTCGCCGAGATGAACGACAAGGCCCGCAAGGAGGCACTCACCTCCATCCCGCTGGGCCGCATGGGCACCGCGGAGGAGGTCGCCGACCTGGTCGCCTACCTCGTCTCGGACCGGGCCGCCTACGTCACCGGCGCCGTCCTGCAGATCGACGGCGGCATCACCATCTGA
- a CDS encoding 3-hydroxyacyl-ACP dehydratase FabZ family protein — MIGQRDIRARLPHRFPMLLVDRVVDVVPGERLIALKAVTCNEPWYERFGADTPDEDFAYPATLLVESWCQSAGALATWDDPNPDVLDGQVMLFGGMTGVEFHRPVLPGEVLEHRVRLDRKVDDTLLFEGETRSAGETVMTVGRIVMAFRPAAALRPASV, encoded by the coding sequence ATGATCGGCCAGCGCGACATCCGAGCCCGGCTGCCGCACCGCTTCCCGATGCTGCTGGTGGACCGCGTCGTCGACGTCGTCCCCGGCGAGCGGCTGATCGCCCTCAAGGCGGTCACCTGCAACGAGCCCTGGTACGAGCGGTTCGGCGCGGACACCCCCGACGAGGACTTCGCCTACCCGGCGACGCTGCTCGTGGAGTCCTGGTGCCAGTCCGCGGGAGCCCTCGCCACCTGGGACGACCCCAACCCGGACGTCCTCGACGGGCAGGTGATGCTCTTCGGCGGCATGACCGGCGTCGAGTTCCACCGGCCGGTGCTGCCCGGAGAGGTCCTGGAGCACCGGGTGCGCCTCGACCGCAAGGTCGACGACACCCTGCTGTTCGAGGGCGAGACCCGCTCGGCCGGCGAGACGGTCATGACCGTGGGCCGCATCGTCATGGCCTTCCGCCCCGCCGCGGCCCTGCGCCCGGCAAGCGTCTGA
- a CDS encoding 3-hydroxyacyl-ACP dehydratase FabZ family protein, translating into MPAASPLRGAVDVLPADGGPSLAARFTVADTETVLPGHYPGFPIFPGVCLVECACQGAQATLPAEAKGASLAAVESTRFTGPVFPGDRVDIAMEWKPTAAGDWQCRAKLTTGRGPAAAVRLRYALPATGREAAA; encoded by the coding sequence ATGCCCGCCGCGAGCCCACTTCGCGGCGCGGTCGACGTGCTGCCGGCCGACGGCGGGCCGAGCCTCGCGGCCCGCTTCACGGTGGCCGACACCGAGACCGTGCTGCCCGGCCACTACCCGGGCTTCCCGATCTTCCCCGGGGTCTGCCTGGTGGAGTGCGCCTGCCAGGGCGCCCAGGCCACCCTGCCCGCCGAGGCCAAGGGCGCGTCGCTCGCCGCCGTGGAGTCCACCCGCTTCACCGGGCCCGTCTTCCCCGGGGACCGGGTGGACATCGCCATGGAGTGGAAGCCGACCGCGGCCGGCGACTGGCAGTGCCGGGCCAAGCTGACCACCGGCCGCGGCCCCGCCGCCGCCGTCCGGCTGCGCTACGCCCTGCCCGCGACCGGCCGGGAGGCGGCGGCATGA
- a CDS encoding acyl carrier protein codes for MLEKEELRAIVAQVLDVDIAEVTDHARFVDDLEVDSLMALEIVVVLEKKYAVKLPESDLKQIATLQGAYDVLLGRLDAAQAA; via the coding sequence GTGCTGGAGAAGGAAGAACTGCGCGCCATCGTGGCGCAGGTGCTGGACGTCGACATCGCCGAGGTGACCGACCACGCGCGCTTCGTCGACGACCTGGAGGTCGACTCGCTGATGGCGCTGGAGATCGTCGTCGTGCTGGAGAAGAAGTACGCCGTCAAGCTGCCGGAGTCCGACCTCAAGCAGATCGCCACCTTGCAGGGCGCCTACGACGTCCTGCTCGGCAGGCTCGACGCCGCGCAGGCCGCCTGA
- a CDS encoding beta-ketoacyl synthase N-terminal-like domain-containing protein translates to MTTLTTGAGRPVITAWSAVSPYGIGRAAFTEGLRERRATVTELGPEHGTVPDGVGCVVPAFGIREVLGKKGTRSMDRVTGLAVTAVGSLLDDAERNRAVGTGEGAAFALGTTTGSAQSMMDFTRDSLTGEQPFFVDPARFPNTVMNCAAGQSAIWYQLKGPNATIAGGRTAGLHALNYSRRLLGAGRARTVLCGAAEEFSQARAWLEHHSADPGTEDAPALGEGCAMLLVEPHTPEDPGQPVLAELLAVELGVVLDGDTRPALVSCLRSALRRAGVEPGQVAAVARSGAPGREGRGEADAVREVFGEPGPADLTPSGLIGDTGAAAAAFQAAALLSYAEDRPAETAGRIGVITSVDRTGTVGCALLGLR, encoded by the coding sequence ATGACCACCCTCACCACGGGCGCCGGACGCCCGGTGATCACCGCTTGGTCGGCCGTGTCGCCGTACGGCATCGGCAGGGCCGCGTTCACCGAGGGACTGCGGGAACGGCGCGCCACCGTCACCGAACTCGGCCCCGAGCACGGCACCGTTCCGGACGGCGTGGGCTGTGTCGTGCCCGCGTTCGGCATCCGGGAGGTGCTCGGCAAGAAGGGCACCCGCTCGATGGACCGGGTCACCGGCCTCGCGGTCACCGCCGTCGGATCCCTCCTGGACGACGCCGAGCGCAACCGCGCCGTCGGCACCGGCGAGGGCGCGGCGTTCGCGCTCGGCACCACCACGGGCAGCGCCCAGTCCATGATGGACTTCACCCGCGACTCCCTCACCGGCGAGCAGCCCTTCTTCGTCGACCCGGCGCGGTTCCCCAACACCGTCATGAACTGCGCGGCCGGCCAGAGCGCCATCTGGTACCAGCTCAAGGGCCCCAACGCCACCATCGCGGGCGGCCGCACCGCCGGCCTGCACGCCCTCAACTACTCGCGTCGGCTGCTCGGTGCGGGCCGGGCCCGCACCGTCCTGTGCGGCGCCGCCGAGGAGTTCTCCCAGGCCCGCGCCTGGCTGGAGCACCACAGCGCGGACCCGGGCACCGAGGACGCCCCCGCGCTCGGCGAGGGCTGCGCCATGCTGCTCGTCGAACCGCACACCCCCGAGGACCCCGGCCAGCCCGTGCTCGCCGAACTCCTCGCGGTGGAACTCGGCGTCGTCCTCGACGGCGACACCCGCCCCGCCCTCGTCTCCTGCCTGCGCTCGGCGCTGCGCCGGGCCGGCGTCGAACCCGGCCAGGTCGCCGCCGTCGCCCGGTCCGGGGCCCCCGGCCGCGAGGGCCGCGGCGAAGCCGACGCGGTACGGGAGGTGTTCGGCGAGCCCGGGCCCGCCGACCTGACGCCGAGCGGCCTGATCGGCGACACCGGCGCCGCCGCGGCCGCCTTCCAGGCCGCCGCCCTGCTCTCGTACGCCGAGGACCGTCCCGCCGAAACGGCCGGCCGGATCGGCGTCATCACCTCCGTGGACCGCACCGGCACCGTCGGCTGCGCCCTGCTCGGCCTGCGCTGA
- a CDS encoding alpha/beta fold hydrolase gives MNTHIDLRPVAVERRTEGTGPRVLLLHGLAANDTVWERTLPELPQNYQLWTARLPWRTETIAEWNEQPNLRGWLAKALEAVPGGAEVVVAHSMAANVLLDLLDQKMRGGVDALRQFGIRALVLVSPFYRGRADQFDWNTISYYLNDFHLIMEEGIRAHSGGRVPADIQQAMGERVRDRVGPYGWFRFFDLYLRTPTLETGRITVPTLVVVGESDFAARPEEGVALAGALPDAVSHVMPGSGHFPMLDAAGDFAAVVSGFVHTTLGPAPQRGMALPNALELQR, from the coding sequence ATGAACACCCACATCGACCTGCGTCCGGTCGCCGTCGAACGGCGCACCGAGGGCACGGGTCCGCGCGTCCTGCTGCTGCACGGTCTCGCCGCCAACGACACCGTCTGGGAGCGCACGCTCCCGGAGCTGCCGCAGAACTACCAGCTGTGGACGGCGCGGCTGCCGTGGCGCACCGAGACCATCGCCGAGTGGAACGAGCAGCCCAACCTGCGGGGCTGGCTCGCCAAGGCGCTGGAGGCGGTGCCGGGCGGGGCCGAGGTGGTGGTCGCCCACTCCATGGCGGCCAACGTGCTGCTCGACCTGCTCGACCAGAAGATGCGCGGCGGTGTCGACGCCCTGCGCCAGTTCGGCATCCGGGCCCTGGTCCTGGTGTCGCCCTTCTACCGGGGCCGGGCCGACCAGTTCGACTGGAACACCATCAGCTACTACCTCAACGACTTCCACCTGATCATGGAGGAAGGGATCCGGGCCCACTCGGGCGGCCGGGTTCCGGCCGACATCCAGCAGGCCATGGGCGAACGGGTCCGCGACCGGGTCGGCCCGTACGGCTGGTTCCGCTTCTTCGACCTGTACCTGCGCACGCCCACCCTGGAAACGGGCCGGATCACGGTCCCCACCCTGGTGGTCGTCGGCGAGAGCGACTTCGCCGCCCGCCCGGAGGAGGGCGTGGCGCTCGCCGGGGCCCTCCCCGACGCGGTGTCGCACGTCATGCCCGGCAGCGGGCACTTCCCCATGCTCGACGCGGCCGGCGACTTCGCCGCCGTGGTGAGCGGCTTCGTCCACACGACCCTGGGCCCCGCCCCGCAGCGCGGGATGGCCCTTCCCAACGCCCTGGAGCTCCAGCGATGA
- a CDS encoding beta-ketoacyl synthase N-terminal-like domain-containing protein, which yields MTTQTARSTDTSVVVTGAAVLLPGTDSARALADGPAEGGAPVDPAAHVGKKGLRYKDRATQLGYALTAAALRDAGLLGEEKDGLTVPAASVGVVASSNFGNLDTVARALDTIREETVTATSPMDLPNASSNVIASSAAIRYGLRGPNLMVCNGETSGLDAVHWAATVITAGRAERVLVLGVEPDNEVVRRLLGGGRAVDGGAALVVESRAAAAERAATVRAVLGPYHRGAGEPGPRGRRWALPAHFGTASGASGLLQVAAAVGWFDAGERGPVQAVTGTSTDDARADLLLFAPEAA from the coding sequence ATGACGACACAGACCGCCCGGAGCACCGACACCAGCGTGGTCGTCACCGGAGCCGCCGTACTGCTGCCCGGCACCGACAGCGCGCGGGCCCTGGCCGACGGACCGGCCGAGGGCGGCGCACCCGTCGACCCGGCCGCCCACGTCGGGAAGAAGGGCCTGCGCTACAAGGACCGGGCCACCCAGCTCGGCTACGCGCTGACCGCCGCCGCGCTGCGCGACGCAGGCCTGCTCGGCGAGGAGAAGGACGGGCTCACGGTGCCCGCCGCGAGCGTCGGCGTGGTCGCCAGCTCCAACTTCGGCAACCTGGACACCGTCGCCCGGGCCCTGGACACCATCCGGGAGGAGACCGTCACGGCGACCAGCCCGATGGACCTGCCCAACGCCTCCAGCAACGTCATCGCCTCCTCGGCGGCCATCCGCTACGGGCTGCGCGGCCCCAACCTGATGGTCTGCAACGGCGAGACCTCGGGCCTGGACGCCGTCCACTGGGCGGCCACCGTCATCACGGCGGGCCGGGCCGAGCGGGTCCTGGTGCTCGGCGTCGAGCCCGACAACGAGGTGGTGCGCCGCCTGCTCGGCGGCGGCCGCGCGGTCGACGGCGGCGCGGCCCTCGTGGTCGAGTCCCGGGCCGCGGCCGCCGAGCGCGCCGCGACCGTACGGGCCGTGCTCGGCCCCTACCACCGGGGCGCGGGCGAGCCGGGCCCGCGCGGGCGCCGCTGGGCGCTGCCCGCGCACTTCGGCACGGCCTCCGGGGCGTCCGGTCTGCTCCAGGTCGCCGCCGCCGTCGGCTGGTTCGACGCCGGCGAGCGCGGACCCGTACAGGCCGTGACCGGTACCTCCACCGACGACGCACGCGCCGATCTGCTGCTGTTCGCGCCCGAAGCGGCGTGA
- a CDS encoding beta-ketoacyl synthase N-terminal-like domain-containing protein: MMSRPIIGMGVVAATGSGVGELFENLCRGVSGRAELRGFDRTRFRAQHAYEVDDRPAVGEDVPARASRLLHEAIAQAAADAGLGEDLSGIPILVGTGLRELRSFELWWRDGSPFADSGLHFGTGLRERFNADVTHTFSNACSASLYALALGSDLLSQEGEDAPDTVIVAGVDVLTESMYGLLERVHPTPPDRVRPFDRNRTGVLMGDGAAAIVLRRSDDGAPQVHGRLRGVAVNCDAFHVTAPSPQGIAEAMRAAHRMAGVKPSDIDLVMLHGTGTLLNDEAEAAALADVLGEDASGPLMTAVKSMTGHTSGASGLINLIMGVQALNEGRVPPTVGLDEPVEEAAPFRFVTGQAATGRPLKVAQLNAFGFGGINAVAMVEGSR, encoded by the coding sequence ATGATGAGCCGTCCCATCATCGGGATGGGCGTCGTCGCCGCCACCGGCTCCGGTGTCGGTGAACTCTTCGAGAACCTGTGCCGGGGCGTCAGCGGACGCGCCGAGCTGCGCGGCTTCGACCGCACCCGGTTCCGTGCCCAGCACGCCTACGAGGTCGACGACCGACCAGCCGTCGGCGAGGACGTCCCGGCCCGCGCCAGCCGCCTGCTGCACGAGGCGATCGCCCAGGCCGCCGCCGACGCCGGGCTCGGCGAGGACCTCAGCGGGATCCCCATCCTGGTCGGCACCGGCCTGCGCGAACTGCGCTCCTTCGAGCTGTGGTGGCGCGACGGTTCCCCGTTCGCCGACTCCGGGCTGCACTTCGGCACCGGCCTGCGCGAGCGCTTCAACGCCGATGTCACGCACACCTTCTCCAACGCCTGCTCGGCCTCGCTGTACGCGCTCGCCCTCGGCTCCGACCTGCTGAGCCAGGAGGGCGAGGACGCGCCCGACACCGTCATCGTCGCCGGTGTCGACGTGCTGACCGAGTCCATGTACGGGCTGCTGGAGCGCGTCCACCCGACGCCGCCCGACCGGGTGCGCCCCTTCGACCGCAACCGTACGGGCGTCCTGATGGGCGACGGCGCGGCCGCGATCGTGCTGCGCCGCAGCGACGACGGCGCGCCCCAGGTCCACGGCCGGCTGCGCGGCGTCGCCGTCAACTGCGACGCCTTCCACGTCACCGCGCCCTCTCCGCAGGGCATAGCCGAGGCCATGCGCGCCGCCCACCGGATGGCCGGCGTCAAGCCGTCCGACATCGACCTGGTGATGCTGCACGGCACCGGCACCCTGCTCAACGACGAGGCGGAGGCCGCAGCGCTGGCCGACGTGCTCGGCGAGGACGCCTCCGGCCCGCTGATGACGGCCGTCAAGTCCATGACCGGGCACACCTCCGGTGCGTCCGGCCTGATCAACCTGATCATGGGCGTACAGGCCCTGAACGAAGGGCGGGTGCCGCCGACCGTGGGCCTGGACGAACCGGTCGAGGAGGCCGCGCCGTTCCGCTTCGTCACGGGGCAGGCCGCGACCGGCCGGCCGCTGAAGGTGGCGCAGCTCAATGCCTTCGGATTCGGCGGCATCAACGCCGTTGCCATGGTGGAGGGATCCCGATGA
- a CDS encoding beta-ketoacyl-[acyl-carrier-protein] synthase family protein → MTAAERGTGRIRPERHRVVLTGLGVVSSIGLGAKEFLQGLREGRSGARPITVFDTEGFAHANGCEITDFDPRDWISTLDVEQLGRAAQFSAAAARMALEDSGLDLTQLRTRRGLISIGTTDGESYDLDQLVAGELAEGVGTFDPTAARRVPAGRLSVAIAQELGLTDVEALTIPTACSAGNYAIGYGFDAVSSGEAEFAFCGGADAMCRKTFTGFYRLGTIAPDRCQPFDIDRKGILTGEGAGVLVLERLDSALERGATIYAEVLGYGLNCDAHHQVAPDRDSVAELMRLALDNAGVKPHEVDLISAHGTGTKANDITEAGAIRQVFGDTPPRTVSMKSMLGHSMGAASALGAIGCALAIQNRFIPPTINHVTTDPECDVDCVPNQAVEADLRIVQNNGLAFGGNNAAVLLGRYDAIKEAS, encoded by the coding sequence ATGACGGCGGCAGAGCGCGGCACCGGCCGGATCCGGCCGGAGCGGCACCGGGTGGTTCTCACCGGACTGGGAGTGGTGTCCAGCATAGGACTCGGCGCGAAGGAGTTCCTCCAGGGACTCCGCGAGGGCCGTAGCGGTGCCCGGCCCATCACCGTGTTCGACACAGAGGGCTTCGCCCACGCGAACGGGTGCGAGATCACGGATTTCGACCCGCGGGACTGGATCAGCACGCTTGACGTGGAACAGCTCGGCAGGGCCGCGCAGTTCTCGGCGGCGGCCGCCCGGATGGCCCTGGAGGACTCGGGACTCGATCTGACGCAGCTGCGCACCCGGCGCGGGCTGATCTCCATCGGCACCACGGACGGCGAGAGCTACGACCTCGACCAGCTGGTCGCGGGGGAGCTCGCCGAAGGAGTGGGCACCTTCGACCCCACGGCCGCCCGGCGCGTGCCGGCCGGGCGGCTGTCGGTCGCCATCGCCCAGGAACTGGGCCTGACCGACGTGGAGGCGCTCACCATCCCGACCGCCTGCTCGGCGGGCAACTACGCCATCGGCTACGGCTTCGACGCCGTCAGCTCGGGCGAGGCCGAGTTCGCCTTCTGCGGCGGCGCGGACGCGATGTGCCGCAAGACCTTCACGGGCTTCTACCGGCTGGGCACCATCGCCCCCGACCGGTGCCAGCCCTTCGACATCGACCGCAAGGGCATCCTCACCGGAGAGGGCGCGGGCGTACTGGTCCTGGAGCGCCTGGACTCCGCCCTGGAACGCGGCGCCACCATCTACGCCGAGGTCCTCGGCTACGGGCTCAACTGCGACGCCCACCACCAGGTCGCGCCCGACCGCGACAGCGTCGCCGAACTGATGCGGCTCGCCCTGGACAACGCGGGCGTGAAACCGCACGAGGTGGACCTCATCTCGGCGCACGGCACGGGCACCAAGGCCAACGACATCACCGAGGCGGGCGCCATCCGCCAGGTCTTCGGAGACACGCCTCCCCGCACCGTCTCCATGAAGTCGATGCTCGGCCACAGCATGGGCGCCGCCAGCGCCCTCGGCGCGATCGGCTGCGCCCTGGCCATCCAGAACCGCTTCATCCCCCCCACCATCAACCATGTCACCACCGACCCCGAGTGCGATGTCGACTGCGTGCCGAACCAGGCCGTCGAGGCCGACCTGCGGATCGTCCAGAACAACGGTCTCGCCTTCGGAGGCAACAACGCGGCGGTCCTGCTCGGCCGGTACGACGCGATCAAGGAGGCGTCATGA
- a CDS encoding acyl carrier protein, giving the protein MTTATRDERLETIKEIVCDILEIEEDEVTEVSLFKEDHDADSLRAIEILAALEKEFGIVINQSELPRMVNLKGVYEVVSEPANW; this is encoded by the coding sequence GTGACGACTGCTACGCGCGATGAGCGTCTCGAAACCATCAAGGAAATCGTCTGCGACATTCTCGAGATCGAGGAGGACGAGGTCACCGAGGTCAGCCTTTTCAAGGAGGACCACGACGCCGACTCGCTCCGCGCCATCGAGATCCTGGCCGCCCTGGAGAAGGAGTTCGGCATCGTCATCAACCAGAGCGAGCTGCCCCGCATGGTGAACCTCAAGGGCGTCTACGAGGTCGTTTCGGAGCCGGCCAACTGGTAG
- a CDS encoding helix-turn-helix domain-containing protein, producing MSTAARPRPMCGVGVLDKASVLLEIVEKGPATLVELVAHSGLSRPTTYRIAIAMDRLGLLTRDLRGRFVLGPRLGTLAVEARHDRLAAAAGPVLAELHADTGLDARLYRRRGGLQVCVASSVDGAAVADAAPAGAARPASAGPAAQVLYAWEEPEELYKALLRARFSAVHLSGVRRRGWAYGPDPMAPGAISYAVPVRSGAGPSAAALVLTGRAARMPTTPDRLLGSSAADAAASLAEALLRVPGELHPAEYAGS from the coding sequence GTGAGCACCGCGGCAAGGCCCAGGCCGATGTGCGGGGTGGGCGTGCTGGACAAGGCGTCCGTCCTGCTGGAGATCGTGGAGAAGGGGCCGGCCACCCTGGTCGAGCTGGTCGCGCACAGCGGTCTCTCGCGCCCCACCACCTACCGGATCGCGATCGCCATGGACCGGCTCGGCCTGCTCACCCGTGATCTGAGGGGCCGCTTCGTGCTCGGCCCGCGGCTCGGCACGCTCGCCGTCGAGGCCCGCCACGACCGCCTCGCGGCGGCCGCCGGCCCGGTGCTGGCCGAACTGCACGCCGACACCGGACTGGACGCCCGGCTCTACCGCCGGCGCGGCGGCCTGCAGGTCTGCGTCGCCTCCTCCGTGGACGGCGCGGCGGTGGCCGACGCGGCTCCCGCCGGCGCCGCCCGCCCGGCCTCCGCCGGGCCCGCCGCGCAGGTGCTGTACGCATGGGAGGAGCCCGAGGAGCTGTACAAGGCGCTGCTGCGCGCCCGCTTCTCCGCCGTGCACCTTTCCGGCGTACGGCGCCGGGGCTGGGCGTACGGACCCGACCCCATGGCGCCCGGCGCCATCTCCTACGCCGTGCCCGTCCGCTCCGGGGCCGGGCCGTCGGCCGCGGCCCTCGTGCTGACCGGCCGGGCGGCCCGCATGCCCACGACTCCCGACCGGCTGCTGGGCTCCTCGGCGGCGGACGCGGCCGCCTCCCTCGCCGAGGCGTTGCTGCGGGTTCCGGGGGAGCTCCACCCGGCGGAATACGCCGGATCCTGA
- a CDS encoding thioesterase II family protein, which translates to MPLGTESRWLRRFATGAAPRMRLLCLPHAGGSASFYHDWGHAFGDDVEVLAVRYPGRQERIAEEPWTELERLAAAIADELPPYLDAPLAIFGHSMGATLGYEITLRLAERYEAAPALLMVSCRKAPHLLTPRTAAFGTDDELVAEIRRMGGTDSALLDDPALRELVLPAIRGDFTAVARYTARPGTALPCPVVGYVGDGDPDVAPHEVAAWSGLAPRGFELKVLPGGHFYLVDQRAALIGDIRARLVAQR; encoded by the coding sequence ATGCCACTTGGCACCGAGAGCAGATGGCTGCGCAGATTCGCCACCGGGGCCGCGCCCCGGATGCGGCTGCTCTGCCTGCCGCACGCCGGCGGCTCCGCCAGCTTCTACCACGACTGGGGACACGCCTTCGGCGACGACGTCGAGGTGCTCGCCGTACGCTACCCAGGCCGTCAGGAGCGCATCGCCGAGGAACCCTGGACGGAGCTGGAGCGGCTCGCCGCCGCCATCGCCGACGAACTCCCGCCCTACCTGGACGCCCCGCTGGCGATCTTCGGCCACAGCATGGGCGCCACCCTCGGGTACGAGATCACCCTGCGCCTCGCGGAGCGGTACGAGGCCGCGCCCGCCCTGCTCATGGTCTCCTGCCGCAAGGCCCCGCACCTGCTCACCCCGCGCACCGCCGCCTTCGGCACCGACGACGAGCTCGTCGCCGAGATCAGGCGGATGGGCGGCACCGACTCCGCCCTCCTCGACGACCCGGCCCTGCGCGAGCTGGTGCTGCCCGCGATCCGCGGCGACTTCACCGCCGTCGCCCGCTACACCGCGCGGCCCGGCACCGCCCTGCCCTGCCCGGTCGTCGGCTACGTCGGCGACGGCGACCCGGACGTCGCGCCCCACGAAGTCGCCGCGTGGTCCGGACTCGCCCCGCGCGGATTCGAGCTCAAGGTGCTGCCCGGCGGCCACTTCTACCTGGTGGACCAGCGGGCGGCGCTCATCGGGGACATCCGCGCACGGCTGGTGGCGCAGCGGTGA
- a CDS encoding ACP S-malonyltransferase, producing the protein MVSGSAEGIDRIEAEAPSIGAKMIRLTVGGAFHSPYMAAAADSLRTALEHTPFAPAHLPVVANADAEAYGGGADWPGLATRQLTSPVLWEPSVRTLVGPLGCRRLVELGPGRTLAGLIRRIAPGTEVVSLDSPAAAA; encoded by the coding sequence GTGGTCTCCGGATCCGCCGAGGGCATCGACCGCATCGAGGCCGAAGCCCCCTCGATCGGCGCCAAGATGATCCGCCTCACGGTGGGCGGCGCCTTCCACAGCCCCTACATGGCCGCGGCGGCCGACAGCCTGCGGACCGCCCTTGAACACACCCCGTTCGCCCCCGCGCACCTGCCGGTCGTGGCCAACGCCGACGCCGAGGCGTACGGCGGCGGGGCCGACTGGCCCGGCCTCGCCACCCGCCAGCTCACCTCGCCGGTGCTGTGGGAGCCCAGCGTGCGCACCCTCGTCGGCCCGCTCGGCTGCCGCCGCCTGGTCGAGCTCGGCCCCGGACGCACCCTGGCCGGGCTGATCCGCCGGATCGCCCCGGGCACCGAGGTGGTGTCCCTGGACAGCCCGGCCGCCGCGGCCTGA